Proteins encoded together in one Cricetulus griseus strain 17A/GY unplaced genomic scaffold, alternate assembly CriGri-PICRH-1.0 unplaced_scaffold_11, whole genome shotgun sequence window:
- the LOC113838428 gene encoding LOW QUALITY PROTEIN: vomeronasal type-1 receptor 4-like (The sequence of the model RefSeq protein was modified relative to this genomic sequence to represent the inferred CDS: inserted 1 base in 1 codon) yields MYFWTLIIKIIFLSLTTIGILGNFSVFHYYVVCYADCKLKSADLIHLHLMASNTLIILSKGVPHTMAVFGXEQFLNDIQCRLILYIERVGRSVSIGSTCLLSVFQAITISQKETCCKDQKFKDAKYIGCSISLLWVLYILIHFILLVNPLIKRSSNNVTGKQDFGHCSIEGRDGINESLYAALVVCPEICFSLLMVWSSSSMIVILYRHKQRVQHIHSTHGSSRTSPESRATQNILALVSTFLAFYTVSAILQGCVALLSNPSWWLVNINHITFLCFPCFGSFVLINHYSMVSRLSLVWMRNINSLILK; encoded by the exons ATGTATTTCTGGACTCTGAtcatcaaaataattttcttatcaCTAACTACAATAGGAATTCTTGGaaatttctctgtgtttcactACTATGTGGTCTGCTATGCAGACTGCAAATTAAAGTCTGCAGATTTGATTCACCTGCACCTGATGGCATCCAACACCCTGATCATTCTCTCTAAAGGAGTGCCCCACACGATGGCAGTTTTTG TTGAGCAGTTTTTAAATGATATTCAATGCAGATTGATTTTGTACATTGAAAGAGTTGGCCGCAGTGTGTCCATtggctccacctgcctcttgagtgtcttCCAGGCCATCACCATCAGTCAGAAGGAAACCTGTTGTAAGGATCAAAAATTCAAAGATGCTAAGTACATTGGCTgctccatttcccttctctgggtCTTGTACATATTGATACATTTCATTTTACTTGTGAATCCACTTATCAAAAGGTCTAGTAACAATGTGACAGGAAAACAAGATTTTGGACACTGCTCTATTGAAGGACGGGATGGAATCAATGAATCACTCTATGCAGCATTGGTGGTATGCCCTGAAATCTGCTTTTCATTGCTCATGGTCTGGTCTAGCAGCTCTATGATTGTCATTCTGTACAGACACAAGCAGAGGGTTCAGCACATCCATAGCACCCATGGTTCCAGCAGAACCTCCCCTGAGTCCAGAGCCACCCAGAACATCCTGGCACTGGTGTCTACCTTTCTAGCATTTTATACTGTCTCTGCTATCTTACAAGGCTGTGTGGCTCTTTTGTCTAATCCTAGTTGGTGGCTGGTGAACATCAATCACATcacttttctgtgttttccttgttttggaTCCTTTGTTCTTATTAATCATTACTCCATGGTTTCAAGACTCAGTTTGGTCTGGATGAGGAATATAAACTCACTTATTCTTAAATAA